Proteins from a single region of Chengkuizengella sediminis:
- a CDS encoding peptide ABC transporter substrate-binding protein, with protein MRKTKWSFLLTLMLVLSVFAAACTGGGGETTPEPGDEGKEETPGEVTEEVAQILNIIDTAEIPTMDTVMGTDAVAFEVADAVFEGLYRLGENAQPVPGIAESHDLSEDGLVYTFHLRDAKWSDGSEVVADDFLYTWQKVVNPDTGSQYNFIMGDILNANKIMAGEMAPEELGVKVIDEKTLEVTLEQPVDYFISLTAFPVYYPQKQEFVESQGENYALEVENLIFNGPFTLSEWKHEEGWVYKKNPDYWDADTVRLEQINVKVVKDNATAVNLYDTGDIDRVGLTSEFVDKYRNDPAFTTIEETVVFWLKMNQTRTEALANENIRKAIAYGVDRVSLTDVILNNGSIPAYTTVPKGFVTHPETGEDFNDKYGDFYVYDADKALEHWNTGLGELGITELSLEILGGDTETSKNLNAYLKDQLEKHLPGLTIDLKEVPFNVRLDLDDNQDYDLQFAGWGPDYLDAMTFVDLWLTGGGHNKMEYSNTEFDQLVSDAKTSLTGVERFEAMQDAARIAMEDAAISPLYQRARATLIQPYVKGMLIQPFGPDYSYKWAYIEK; from the coding sequence ATGAGAAAGACAAAGTGGTCCTTTCTATTAACACTTATGTTAGTGTTAAGCGTATTCGCAGCGGCATGTACTGGTGGCGGAGGAGAAACAACTCCAGAACCTGGTGACGAAGGTAAAGAAGAAACTCCAGGAGAAGTTACTGAGGAAGTTGCACAAATTTTAAACATTATTGATACTGCAGAAATTCCAACAATGGATACTGTAATGGGTACAGATGCGGTAGCTTTTGAAGTGGCTGACGCAGTATTTGAAGGTCTATACAGATTAGGAGAAAATGCTCAACCTGTTCCAGGTATTGCTGAAAGCCATGATTTAAGCGAAGATGGTTTAGTGTATACTTTCCATTTACGTGATGCAAAATGGTCTGATGGATCTGAAGTTGTAGCAGATGACTTCCTATATACATGGCAGAAAGTTGTAAACCCAGATACTGGTTCTCAATATAACTTCATTATGGGTGATATCCTTAACGCTAACAAAATTATGGCTGGAGAAATGGCTCCTGAAGAGTTAGGAGTTAAAGTAATTGACGAAAAAACTTTAGAAGTAACATTAGAGCAACCTGTAGATTATTTCATTTCTTTAACAGCATTCCCTGTTTATTATCCTCAAAAACAAGAGTTTGTTGAATCACAAGGTGAAAATTATGCTTTAGAAGTTGAAAACTTAATCTTTAATGGACCATTCACTTTATCAGAGTGGAAACATGAAGAAGGTTGGGTATACAAGAAAAACCCTGATTATTGGGATGCAGATACAGTTAGATTAGAACAAATTAACGTTAAAGTTGTTAAAGATAATGCAACCGCTGTTAACTTATATGATACAGGGGATATTGATCGCGTAGGTTTAACTTCTGAATTCGTTGATAAATATAGAAATGACCCTGCATTTACTACAATCGAAGAAACAGTTGTTTTCTGGTTGAAAATGAACCAAACTAGAACTGAAGCTTTAGCAAACGAAAACATTCGTAAAGCAATTGCATATGGTGTCGATAGAGTTAGTTTAACAGATGTAATCTTAAACAACGGTTCAATCCCAGCATATACAACAGTTCCAAAAGGTTTTGTAACTCATCCAGAAACTGGTGAAGATTTTAATGATAAATACGGAGATTTCTATGTATATGATGCTGATAAAGCATTAGAACATTGGAATACAGGTTTAGGGGAACTTGGAATAACTGAACTTTCTCTTGAAATCTTAGGTGGAGATACTGAGACATCTAAAAATTTAAATGCATATCTTAAGGATCAATTAGAGAAACATTTACCTGGATTAACTATCGATTTAAAAGAAGTTCCATTTAACGTTCGTCTTGATTTAGATGATAATCAGGATTATGATCTACAATTTGCAGGTTGGGGACCAGATTATCTTGATGCTATGACATTTGTTGATCTTTGGTTAACAGGTGGAGGACACAATAAAATGGAATATTCCAACACTGAATTTGATCAATTAGTTTCAGACGCTAAAACATCATTAACTGGCGTAGAACGTTTTGAAGCAATGCAAGATGCTGCTCGTATCGCAATGGAAGATGCTGCAATTTCTCCATTATACCAACGTGCACGTGCTACATTAATTCAACCTTATGTTAAAGGCATGTTAATTCAACCATTTGGTCCAGATTACAGTTACAAATGGGCATATATTGAAAAATAA
- the opp3b gene encoding oligopeptide ABC transporter permease — MAKYIVKRLFFTLITLFIIASATFFLMKLLPGTPFTAQEKLTEEQLEILKDKYNLNDPVPVQYANYIGNMLKGDLGVSFQFGNRNVTDLILDRIGPSAHLGIQTLIFGAIVGIFFGVIAALKQNTMWDYGSTFLAVLGKSVPSFVFAGIMQYFIGVKLGWFPVAFWDGFSYTIMPTIANSMFTLAVAARFMRTEMIDVLSSDYITTAKAKGLNSFAVTVKHALRNSLIPLITVLGPLTAGLLTGSLVIEKIFAIPGLGEQFVRSIYVNDYPMIMGLTMFFSALIILAILIVDILYGIVDPRIRLAGGNK; from the coding sequence ATGGCAAAATACATTGTTAAACGTTTGTTTTTTACACTTATAACATTATTTATTATAGCATCCGCAACGTTTTTCTTAATGAAACTACTGCCAGGAACACCGTTTACTGCTCAAGAGAAATTAACTGAAGAACAACTTGAGATCTTAAAAGATAAATATAATCTTAATGATCCAGTGCCTGTTCAATATGCAAATTATATTGGGAATATGCTTAAAGGTGATCTTGGTGTATCCTTCCAATTTGGTAATAGAAATGTGACAGATTTAATTTTGGATCGCATTGGACCATCGGCTCATTTAGGAATTCAAACGTTAATCTTTGGAGCAATAGTCGGGATATTCTTTGGTGTAATAGCAGCATTGAAGCAAAATACAATGTGGGATTATGGTTCAACATTTCTGGCAGTACTAGGGAAATCAGTTCCAAGTTTCGTTTTTGCTGGTATTATGCAGTATTTTATAGGTGTCAAGTTAGGTTGGTTTCCTGTTGCTTTTTGGGACGGTTTTAGTTATACTATTATGCCAACCATTGCAAATTCTATGTTTACACTTGCAGTTGCTGCAAGATTTATGAGGACGGAAATGATTGATGTACTGTCATCAGATTATATAACTACTGCTAAAGCAAAAGGGTTAAATAGTTTTGCAGTAACAGTAAAACATGCGCTTCGCAACAGTTTGATACCACTAATAACTGTATTAGGACCATTAACTGCAGGTCTGTTAACAGGTTCACTTGTAATTGAAAAGATTTTTGCTATTCCTGGTCTTGGAGAACAGTTTGTGCGCTCCATTTATGTAAATGATTATCCTATGATTATGGGATTAACGATGTTCTTTTCAGCTCTAATCATTTTAGCTATATTAATTGTTGATATTTTATACGGAATCGTTGACCCTCGTATTCGACTTGCAGGAGGTAATAAATAA